The following are encoded together in the Streptomyces rapamycinicus NRRL 5491 genome:
- a CDS encoding MFS transporter: MTTSSVLDDAPLNGFHRKLALYSSGGPFLDGYILSVVGVAIVQLGPQMHLSDAALGLIGASALIGIFFGAFLGGYLTDKFGRQVLYTIDLIAIIGCSVAQFWATDPVWLFVLRLLIGMAVGADYPIATSLLAEFTPRRYRGPLLGGLMVMWFVGAATAYVVGEALLTVDGTGWRWMLASAALPALLIVLLRLGTPESPRWLAKKGRVDEANAVMRKVFGDQASISDLPEEEHESVGLMLLWRSGYVGRMLFVSAFWTCSIVPLFAVYAFGPRILGALHLNGHLANIGSALITVFFVVGCVLAMVVINRMGRRALIIHSFTWSGLALLVLGLFPSAPAAVIIILFAAYAVLIGGAQNLQWIYPNELFPTEVRGTAVGLASSLSRIGAAIGTYLVPLALTSWGIGPTMLVAAAITLLGAGISMRWAPETHGLALHESAALAEPATANAEPRSTHHVM, translated from the coding sequence ATGACAACATCAAGCGTCCTGGACGATGCGCCGCTGAACGGATTCCACAGGAAACTCGCCCTGTACTCCTCCGGAGGCCCCTTCCTCGACGGCTACATCCTGAGCGTCGTGGGCGTTGCCATCGTGCAACTGGGGCCGCAGATGCATCTCTCCGACGCCGCCCTGGGGCTGATCGGCGCTTCCGCCCTCATAGGCATCTTCTTCGGCGCCTTCCTCGGCGGATACCTGACCGACAAGTTCGGCAGGCAGGTGTTGTACACCATCGATCTGATCGCCATCATCGGATGCTCGGTGGCGCAGTTCTGGGCCACCGATCCGGTATGGCTGTTCGTCCTGCGCCTGCTGATCGGCATGGCCGTGGGCGCCGACTACCCGATCGCCACCTCGCTCCTGGCCGAGTTCACGCCGCGCCGCTACCGAGGCCCGCTCCTCGGCGGCCTGATGGTGATGTGGTTCGTCGGCGCGGCGACCGCCTATGTCGTCGGCGAAGCCCTGTTGACCGTCGACGGCACCGGCTGGCGGTGGATGCTTGCCAGCGCCGCGTTGCCTGCCCTCCTCATCGTGCTGCTTCGGCTGGGCACTCCCGAGTCCCCGCGCTGGTTGGCCAAGAAGGGGCGCGTCGACGAGGCCAATGCCGTGATGCGCAAGGTGTTCGGCGACCAGGCCAGCATTTCTGACCTGCCCGAAGAAGAGCACGAGAGCGTCGGCCTGATGCTGCTGTGGCGGTCCGGCTACGTCGGACGCATGCTGTTCGTCAGTGCCTTTTGGACATGCTCGATCGTGCCGCTGTTCGCGGTGTATGCCTTCGGACCCCGCATCCTCGGCGCGCTCCACCTCAACGGCCACCTGGCCAACATCGGCTCGGCCCTGATCACGGTCTTCTTCGTGGTCGGCTGTGTCCTCGCCATGGTGGTCATCAACCGCATGGGCCGGCGGGCCCTGATCATCCACAGTTTCACCTGGTCCGGTCTGGCACTTCTGGTGCTCGGCCTGTTCCCCTCCGCCCCCGCCGCCGTGATCATTATCTTGTTCGCCGCCTACGCCGTCCTCATCGGAGGCGCCCAAAACCTCCAGTGGATCTACCCGAACGAACTGTTCCCCACCGAAGTTCGGGGAACCGCTGTCGGCCTCGCCTCGTCGCTGAGCAGGATCGGCGCGGCGATCGGTACCTATCTCGTCCCGCTCGCCCTGACCTCGTGGGGAATCGGCCCGACGATGCTCGTGGCAGCGGCCATCACCCTGCTCGGAGCAGGCATCTCGATGCGATGGGCCCCGGAGACGCATGGCCTGGCCCTCCACGAATCCGCTGCTCTGGCCGAACCGGCGACCGCCAACGCTGAGCCTCGATCCACGCATCACGTCATGTGA
- a CDS encoding AMIN-like domain-containing (lipo)protein — MRRWGTALAAMALAGGALAATAGAAAAVTPTAAKAATTCETGWGSGEKTAQPAGHAPLGDIRTGRHACYDRIVFDVKGATAADRVGYRVGYVNTLYQDGSGEEIPVRGGAILDIHVSAPSYDPGSGAESYPGRARKPLPGVDVSGYQTFRDTRFGASFEGETQVGLGVRARLPFRAFQTDGHVVVDVAHSWNAVR; from the coding sequence ATGCGACGGTGGGGGACCGCACTCGCGGCGATGGCGCTCGCGGGCGGCGCGCTGGCGGCGACGGCGGGGGCGGCCGCGGCCGTCACGCCGACCGCGGCCAAGGCGGCGACGACCTGTGAGACCGGCTGGGGCAGCGGCGAGAAGACGGCCCAGCCGGCGGGACACGCACCGCTGGGGGACATCAGGACGGGCCGGCACGCGTGCTACGACCGCATCGTGTTCGACGTGAAGGGGGCCACGGCCGCCGATCGCGTCGGCTACCGCGTGGGCTATGTGAACACCCTGTACCAGGACGGCTCGGGCGAGGAGATCCCGGTCCGCGGCGGCGCGATCCTGGACATCCATGTGTCCGCGCCGAGCTACGACCCGGGCAGCGGCGCGGAGTCGTACCCGGGGCGGGCGCGCAAGCCGCTGCCGGGCGTGGACGTCTCCGGCTACCAGACCTTCCGGGACACCCGCTTCGGCGCCAGCTTCGAGGGTGAGACCCAGGTCGGCCTCGGGGTGCGGGCGCGGCTGCCGTTCCGGGCCTTCCAGACCGACGGGCATGTCGTGGTGGACGTGGCGCACTCCTGGAACGCGGTGCGCTGA
- a CDS encoding D-alanyl-D-alanine carboxypeptidase family protein yields MKGLRRVSAVTITAGAVLAAGAFTASAQAATTASPTIAAKGGFVMNNATGKSLFTKAADGRLSTGSTTKIMTARVVLAQPNLNLDAKVTVQKAYSDYIVDNNWASSAKLIVGDKVTVRQLLYGLMLPSGCDAAYALADKFGTGSTRAARVKSFIGKMNTTAKSLGLTNTHFDSFDGIGHGANYSTPRDLTKLASSAMKYSTFRSVVKTKSTKQKVTTKSGGYRYMSWTNTNNLLGSYSGTIGVKTGSGPEAKYCLVFAATRSGKTMIGTVLASTSVDNRTKDAKKLMDYGFSR; encoded by the coding sequence ATGAAGGGTCTACGTCGCGTTTCCGCGGTCACGATCACCGCTGGAGCCGTGCTGGCGGCGGGGGCGTTCACCGCCTCCGCGCAGGCCGCGACGACCGCAAGTCCCACGATCGCCGCCAAGGGCGGGTTCGTGATGAACAACGCCACGGGGAAGAGCCTGTTCACCAAGGCCGCGGACGGCCGTCTTTCCACCGGCTCCACCACCAAGATCATGACCGCCCGGGTGGTGCTCGCGCAGCCGAACCTGAACCTGGACGCCAAGGTCACGGTCCAGAAGGCGTACAGCGACTACATCGTCGACAACAACTGGGCCTCGTCGGCCAAGCTGATCGTCGGCGACAAGGTCACCGTCCGCCAGTTGCTGTACGGGCTGATGCTGCCGTCCGGCTGTGACGCGGCGTACGCGCTGGCGGACAAGTTCGGCACCGGCTCCACCCGGGCCGCGCGGGTGAAGTCGTTCATCGGGAAGATGAACACCACCGCCAAGTCCCTCGGGCTGACGAACACCCACTTCGACTCGTTCGACGGCATCGGGCACGGCGCCAACTACTCGACGCCGCGCGATCTGACCAAGCTGGCCAGCAGCGCGATGAAGTACTCCACGTTCCGCTCGGTCGTGAAGACCAAGTCGACCAAGCAGAAGGTGACCACGAAGAGCGGCGGCTACCGCTACATGTCGTGGACCAACACCAACAACCTGCTGGGCAGCTACTCGGGCACCATCGGCGTCAAGACCGGCTCGGGTCCGGAGGCCAAGTACTGCCTGGTCTTCGCCGCCACCCGGAGCGGGAAGACGATGATCGGCACCGTGCTCGCCTCCACCTCGGTGGACAACCGCACAAAGGACGCGAAGAAGCTGATGGACTACGGCTTCAGCAGGTAG
- a CDS encoding alpha/beta hydrolase, whose translation MRPTTGRTAALALATAATASLLGVASANATPDPPADPTAAAPDWGACEGTGLDPRQECATLKVPLDYRDPGGKRISLAVSRIPSERPQARRGTLLLIPGGPGSPGLDRPSTLGKRLPKPVRDAYDIVSFDPRGLGKSTHTGCDLNPGDLSLLASRPWPAPGGDITRNITTGRRMADTCARNGGELLRTISTVNEARDIDSVRRALGERKLSAWGVSYGTYVGSVYAQMFPEHTDRWVLDSNDDPNPERVERGWLANYAVGVEDTFPDFARWASAPDSPVRLAGTPDGVRRRVLELAARLDAKPLPWPGANPPELNGNALRQSVLDALYSRDDFESLARLIVDADAGKAPAEAPADPPQDAAAVSLATICNDVAWPTSLPGYARDVAASRKSHPLTAGMPVNVTPCTFWHDEPRDKPVRITGQGPSNVLLVQNKRDVATPYSGARGLRRSYGDRARMVSVDAMGHGAAYMENGSACADRRVTDFLLTGERPKRDVLCR comes from the coding sequence ATGAGACCGACGACCGGCAGAACCGCCGCACTGGCCCTCGCCACCGCCGCCACCGCCTCCCTCCTCGGGGTCGCGTCCGCGAACGCGACCCCGGACCCGCCGGCCGACCCGACCGCCGCCGCGCCCGACTGGGGCGCCTGCGAGGGCACCGGGCTCGACCCCCGTCAGGAATGCGCCACGCTCAAGGTGCCGCTGGACTACCGCGACCCCGGCGGCAAGCGGATCTCCCTCGCGGTCTCCCGCATCCCCAGCGAACGGCCGCAGGCCCGCCGCGGCACTCTGCTGCTGATCCCGGGCGGCCCCGGATCGCCGGGTCTTGACCGGCCCAGCACGCTCGGCAAGCGGCTGCCGAAGCCGGTGCGGGACGCGTACGACATCGTCAGCTTCGACCCCCGCGGCCTGGGGAAGTCCACGCACACCGGATGCGATCTGAACCCCGGCGATCTCTCGCTGCTCGCCTCCCGCCCCTGGCCCGCCCCCGGCGGGGACATCACGCGGAACATCACCACCGGCCGCCGCATGGCCGACACCTGCGCCCGCAACGGCGGCGAACTGCTGCGCACCATCAGCACCGTCAACGAGGCGCGGGACATCGACAGCGTCCGCCGGGCGCTCGGCGAGCGGAAGCTGTCCGCGTGGGGCGTCTCGTACGGGACGTATGTGGGCTCCGTCTACGCGCAGATGTTCCCCGAGCACACCGACCGCTGGGTGCTGGACAGCAATGACGACCCGAACCCGGAGCGGGTGGAGCGCGGCTGGCTGGCCAACTACGCCGTGGGCGTCGAGGACACCTTCCCCGACTTCGCCCGCTGGGCCTCCGCCCCCGACAGCCCCGTGCGGCTCGCCGGGACCCCCGACGGGGTGCGGCGGCGGGTCCTGGAGCTCGCCGCCCGGCTGGACGCGAAGCCGCTGCCGTGGCCCGGCGCCAACCCGCCCGAGCTGAACGGCAACGCACTGCGCCAGTCCGTGCTGGACGCCCTGTACTCCCGGGACGACTTCGAGAGCCTGGCCCGGCTGATCGTCGACGCGGACGCGGGCAAGGCGCCCGCCGAGGCACCGGCCGACCCCCCGCAGGACGCCGCGGCCGTGTCCCTCGCGACCATCTGCAACGACGTGGCGTGGCCCACCTCCCTGCCCGGCTACGCGCGGGATGTCGCCGCCAGCCGTAAGAGCCACCCGCTCACCGCGGGCATGCCGGTGAACGTCACGCCGTGCACGTTCTGGCACGACGAGCCGAGGGACAAGCCGGTGCGGATCACCGGCCAGGGGCCGTCGAACGTCCTGCTGGTGCAGAACAAGCGCGATGTGGCCACCCCGTACAGCGGTGCGCGGGGCCTCCGGCGCTCTTATGGGGACCGCGCCCGGATGGTCAGCGTGGACGCGATGGGGCATGGCGCGGCGTACATGGAGAACGGCAGCGCCTGCGCGGACCGGAGGGTGACGGACTTCCTGCTGACCGGCGAGCGGCCGAAACGCGATGTGCTCTGCCGGTGA
- the argS gene encoding arginine--tRNA ligase: protein MASVLSLAATVHQRVADALSAALPEAGSADPLLRRSDRADFQANGMLALAKQLKGNPRELAAKVVAHLPVAATSADPDPVIADIEVSGPGFLNITIADSAITATLAARAADDRLGVPFAQAPGTTVIDYAQPNVAKEMHVGHLRSAVIGDAVVRILEFAGEQVIRRHHIGDWGTQFGMLIQYLIEHPHELDHKDASSGEEAMSNLNRLYKAARALFDSDAEFKERSRRRVVELQAGDEETIALWRKFVDESKIYFYSVFDKLDIEIHDPDVVGESGYNDMLAETCRLLEESGVAVRSQGALCVFFDDIKGPEGNPVPLIVQKSDGGFGYAATDLSAIRDRVQHLKADTLLYVVDARQSLHFKMVFETARRIGWLNDQVHAVQLAFGTVLGKDGKPFKTRAGETVRLEDLLDEATERAAAVVREKSEKLGLTEEEVLERGAQVGVGAVKYADLSTSASRDYKFDLDQMVSLNGDTSVYLQYAYARIQSILRRADEGQRALAHPELPLAPAERALGLHLDQFGETLREVAAGYEPHKLAGYLYQLASLYTTFYDQCPVLKAEGGPAQVENRLFLCDITARTLGRGMSLLGIRTPERL from the coding sequence ATGGCATCGGTCCTTTCCCTCGCCGCTACGGTCCATCAGCGCGTCGCGGACGCCCTCTCGGCTGCTCTGCCGGAGGCCGGCTCCGCGGACCCGCTGCTGCGACGAAGCGACCGGGCCGACTTCCAGGCCAACGGGATGCTGGCGCTGGCCAAGCAGCTCAAGGGAAACCCCCGTGAGCTGGCCGCCAAGGTCGTGGCGCACCTTCCGGTCGCCGCCACCTCGGCCGACCCCGATCCGGTGATCGCCGACATCGAGGTCTCCGGCCCCGGCTTCCTCAACATCACCATCGCCGACTCCGCGATCACCGCGACCCTCGCCGCCCGCGCCGCCGACGACCGCCTCGGCGTGCCGTTCGCGCAGGCGCCCGGCACCACCGTGATCGACTACGCCCAGCCCAATGTGGCCAAGGAGATGCACGTCGGCCATCTGCGCTCGGCGGTGATCGGCGACGCGGTGGTGCGGATCCTGGAGTTCGCGGGCGAGCAGGTGATCCGCCGCCACCACATCGGCGACTGGGGCACCCAGTTCGGCATGCTCATCCAGTATCTGATCGAGCACCCGCACGAGCTGGACCACAAGGACGCCTCCTCCGGCGAGGAGGCCATGTCCAACCTCAACCGGCTCTACAAGGCCGCGCGGGCGCTCTTCGACTCCGACGCGGAGTTCAAGGAGCGGTCCCGGCGGCGGGTGGTGGAGCTCCAGGCGGGCGACGAGGAGACCATCGCCCTGTGGCGGAAGTTCGTGGACGAGTCGAAGATCTACTTCTACTCGGTCTTCGACAAGCTGGACATCGAGATCCACGACCCCGACGTGGTCGGCGAGTCGGGTTACAACGACATGCTGGCCGAGACCTGCCGGCTGCTGGAGGAGTCCGGTGTCGCCGTGCGCTCCCAGGGCGCGCTGTGCGTCTTCTTCGACGACATCAAGGGCCCCGAGGGCAATCCGGTGCCGCTGATCGTCCAGAAGTCCGACGGCGGCTTCGGCTACGCGGCCACCGACCTCTCCGCGATCCGCGACCGGGTGCAGCACCTGAAGGCCGACACCCTGCTGTACGTGGTGGACGCCCGGCAGTCGCTGCACTTCAAGATGGTCTTCGAGACCGCCCGCCGGATCGGCTGGCTCAATGACCAGGTGCACGCCGTGCAGCTCGCCTTCGGCACCGTCCTGGGCAAGGACGGCAAGCCGTTCAAGACCCGCGCGGGCGAGACGGTGCGGCTGGAGGACCTGCTGGACGAGGCCACCGAGCGGGCCGCGGCCGTGGTCCGGGAGAAGAGCGAGAAGCTCGGCCTCACCGAGGAGGAGGTCCTCGAGCGCGGCGCCCAGGTCGGCGTCGGCGCGGTGAAGTACGCGGACCTGTCCACCTCCGCCTCGCGGGACTACAAATTCGACCTCGACCAGATGGTCTCGCTCAACGGGGACACCTCGGTCTATCTCCAGTACGCGTACGCCCGGATCCAGTCGATCCTGCGCCGCGCCGATGAGGGACAGCGGGCGCTGGCCCACCCGGAGCTTCCGCTGGCCCCGGCCGAGCGGGCGCTGGGCCTGCACCTCGACCAGTTCGGGGAGACGCTGCGCGAGGTGGCCGCCGGGTACGAGCCGCACAAGCTGGCCGGGTATCTCTACCAGCTGGCCTCGCTCTACACGACCTTCTACGACCAGTGCCCGGTCCTGAAGGCGGAGGGCGGCCCGGCCCAGGTGGAGAACCGCCTCTTCCTGTGCGACATCACGGCGCGCACGCTGGGGCGGGGCATGTCCCTGCTGGGCATCCGCACCCCCGAGCGCCTCTGA